The Heyndrickxia vini genome contains a region encoding:
- a CDS encoding type III polyketide synthase yields the protein MPKIGSVGLGIPKYKYSQIDTMNFVYQLFSNNVKDINRLIKVFQNGEIQTRYFVKDMVWFNENHTFAEKNNAFINEAIDLGIKAIENCLPDEDYGTIDAIFMVCTSGLATPSIEARIMNKLPFKEDVKRIPIWGLGCAGGASGLSRAYEYCLAFPQAKVIVLSIEICSLTFQKNDFSKSNLIGTSLFADGAACALVVGDECEQIEYINKPIPAIYGTESRLMANSLDVMGWDFQDDGMHVIFSKDIPSIVEHWLKPNVESFLTKYDLRLSDISQFVAHPGGKKVVKAYEKALQFPASKTEDAREVLNQFGNMSSPTIFYVLKRIMDSDVKSGEWGLAIALGPGFSSEQLLMRWE from the coding sequence ATGCCTAAAATAGGTTCGGTTGGATTAGGAATTCCAAAATATAAATATTCACAAATTGATACAATGAACTTTGTTTATCAATTATTTTCTAATAATGTCAAAGACATCAACAGATTAATTAAAGTATTTCAAAATGGAGAAATACAAACGCGTTACTTTGTGAAGGATATGGTCTGGTTTAATGAGAATCATACATTTGCAGAAAAAAACAATGCGTTTATTAATGAAGCAATTGACTTAGGAATAAAAGCTATAGAAAATTGTCTGCCGGATGAAGATTATGGAACAATAGATGCAATTTTTATGGTTTGTACTTCCGGTCTTGCCACGCCAAGTATTGAAGCAAGAATTATGAATAAGTTGCCATTTAAGGAAGATGTAAAACGAATTCCTATCTGGGGATTAGGTTGTGCGGGAGGAGCATCAGGATTATCCCGTGCCTATGAATACTGTCTTGCTTTTCCGCAAGCAAAGGTAATTGTCTTATCAATTGAAATTTGTAGCTTGACATTTCAAAAAAATGATTTTTCTAAAAGTAATCTTATTGGAACATCACTATTTGCCGATGGGGCCGCATGTGCACTGGTTGTAGGCGATGAGTGTGAGCAAATTGAATATATTAATAAACCGATTCCCGCTATATATGGAACGGAATCACGGCTGATGGCCAATTCCCTAGATGTTATGGGCTGGGACTTTCAAGATGATGGAATGCATGTTATTTTTTCTAAAGATATCCCGTCTATCGTTGAACACTGGTTAAAACCGAATGTAGAATCATTTTTAACAAAATATGACTTGAGATTATCAGATATTTCCCAGTTTGTTGCACATCCTGGAGGTAAGAAGGTAGTAAAGGCATATGAAAAGGCTTTACAATTTCCTGCTTCAAAAACAGAGGACGCAAGAGAAGTATTGAATCAATTTGGTAATATGTCCTCACCTACCATTTTTTATGTTTTAAAACGCATTATGGATAGTGATGTAAAGTCAGGAGAATGGGGACTAGCCATTGCGTTAGGTCCCGGTTTTAGCTCAGAACAACTGTTAATGAGGTGGGAATAA
- a CDS encoding isoprenylcysteine carboxyl methyltransferase family protein, with translation MFFYFLLIVIIFQRCVELFIAKKNEKCLKNQGAKEYGQKHYIFMVMMHVCFFVSLLIEVPFFAKSISSLWPIWISLFLFTQIGRIWVIQSLGTFWNTKIIVLPEATVISKGPYKYIKHPNYLIVTTELLVIPLMFKAYFTLICFFILNQMILAIRIPYEERVLLNETNYQTISEFPRFLPKLVKRSRLK, from the coding sequence ATGTTTTTTTATTTTCTGCTGATAGTCATCATTTTTCAAAGATGTGTTGAATTGTTTATCGCCAAGAAAAATGAAAAATGTTTAAAAAATCAGGGAGCTAAAGAGTATGGGCAAAAACATTATATTTTTATGGTTATGATGCATGTTTGTTTTTTTGTTTCACTTTTAATTGAGGTACCTTTTTTTGCAAAGTCAATAAGTAGCTTATGGCCAATTTGGATTAGTTTATTTTTATTTACACAAATTGGAAGAATATGGGTCATTCAATCTTTAGGAACATTTTGGAATACCAAAATAATTGTGTTGCCTGAAGCGACCGTCATTTCAAAAGGACCTTATAAATATATAAAACATCCTAATTACCTTATTGTGACAACCGAACTATTGGTCATCCCCCTAATGTTTAAAGCGTATTTTACTTTAATTTGCTTTTTTATTTTAAATCAAATGATTTTAGCAATACGAATCCCTTACGAAGAACGTGTACTTTTAAATGAAACTAATTATCAAACAATAAGCGAATTTCCACGTTTTTTGCCCAAACTTGTGAAACGTTCACGTTTAAAGTGA